One window of Halictus rubicundus isolate RS-2024b unplaced genomic scaffold, iyHalRubi1_principal scaffold0214, whole genome shotgun sequence genomic DNA carries:
- the LOC143364016 gene encoding uncharacterized protein LOC143364016: protein MENDDGQSPTGPRTEESAQPPTSEVGFSRENSAPRVSSPENDGTNWKLMFEMLLGRMQGPIVNQPTHATTRIFLPEFDPDKEDYSAKAWCRTVDVCLAERPIQGSELVMALSRALKGGASAWMSQVNYAGMNWSEFRKMFLAQYDTFETPVGAMMRINGGKPREGESMPSYSNRVLASFTNLYASMSTEQIAIASTLAHCVQIDPRLQRVAFTTNIDTRASLQKELMAFGFRKRPVTTDGREPKSTDSKKPKSVVTCLTCGKEGHKATDCHRRQGATRLPGPKPGTSGSNRGPPKKPVTCFKCGEDGHIAPQCKKEDGRPHPRIPMERQINLCSIAPVTAELAESDDV, encoded by the exons atggagaacgacgacggacaatctccgacgggtccgaggacggaagagtccgcccagcctccgacatcagaagtgggattctcGCGGGAAAACTCAGCTCCGCGAGTCTCCTCGCCCGAGAACGATGGAACAAATTGGAAGCTAATGTTCGAGATGCTATTAGGACGGATGCAAGGTCCAATAGTGAATCAACCAACACACGCCACCACCCGGATATTCCTGCCAGAGTTCGACCCGGATAAGGAGGACTACAGTGCGAAAGCTTGGTGTAGAACGGTGGATGTGTGTCTCGCAGAGCGACCGATACAGGGCAGCGAATTGGTCATGGCTCTAAGCAGGGCATTGAAAGGTGGCGCGTCCGCGTGGATGTCGCAAGTGAATTACGCTGGCATGAACTGGAGTGagttcagaaaaatgtttctagccCAATATGATACGTTCGAAACCCCTGTGGGTGCAATGATGAGGATCAACGGGGGAAAACCAAGAGAAGGCGAGTCTATGCCTTCATACTCAAACCGTGTGCTGGCCTCATTTACTAATTTATACGCATCGATGTCGACGGAACAAATCGCAATAGCATCAACATTGGCACATTGCGTGCAGATAGATCCTCGACTGCAGCGCGTTGCGTTCACAACAAATATCGATACGCGGGCTTCATTACAAAAGGAGCTGATGGCCTTCGGGTTCCGTAAACGGCCAGTTACCACCGATGGAAGAGAACCGAAGTCAACGGACAGCAAGAAGCCGAAAAGTGTTGTTACGTGTTTAACATGCGGCAAGGAAGGACATAAAGCCACGGACTGTCATCGACGCCAAGGAGCTACCAGGTTGCCGGGACCCAAGCCTGGCACGAGCGGAAGCAACCGGGGACCACCGAAAAAGCCGGTTACCTGCTTCAAgtgcggagaggacggccatattGCTCCACAGTGCAAGAAGGAGGATGGAAGACCACATCCGAGGATACCCATGGAACGGCAGATCAACTTGTGCAGTATCGCCCCGGTAACAGCGGAACTAGCGGAATCGG ACGATGTATAA